One window of the Helicoverpa zea isolate HzStark_Cry1AcR chromosome 7, ilHelZeax1.1, whole genome shotgun sequence genome contains the following:
- the LOC124632153 gene encoding RYamide receptor-like, producing the protein MMYDSEKASVDNFSCTNCNNESYYNNNYSYPDELICIFHTDEDIASGVFKIFVYVMYIAVFVAALLGNGLVCSVVHTTPRMKTVTNYFIVNLAVGDILMTLFCVPFSFVSMLLLRYWPFGAFMCKAVNFSQAVSVLVSAYTLLAISIDRYIIIMHPLKPRLGKTAAKFVVFAVWIGAFITAAPIPIVSTLQRPSLWHRACEVDICGEQWSSPEKSRQYTYALLVLQFVLPLSALICTYARIAHTVWGGRPPGEAQDARDSRMQHSKRKMIKMMLTVVTVFTMSWLPLNIFIVLWTVHEDDDEWSMWPGMPYLWFACHWLAMSHSCYNPMIYCYMNVRYRRGFKEILGGLLCLKKKDSGRPYQRSSICEGIPLSEFMGANGTGASNRRSVSVCKWQASKSAGVSNSSKSTNCTSRLQPRSSGNSSTAPVGAMSIRSQFF; encoded by the exons ATGATGTACGATAGTGAAAAAGCTTCAGTGGATAACTTTTCGTGCACCAATTGCAATAATGAatcttattacaataataactaTTCTTATCCGGACgaacttatttgtatttttcataCGGATGAAGACATTGCCTCCGGTGTTTTTAAGATATTTGTATACGTGATGTATATAGCAGTGTTTGTGGCCGCTTTGTTAGGAAATGGTTTAGTGTGCTCAGTAGTGCACACCACGCCGCGAATGAAGACAGTGACGAACTACTTTATAGTGAACTTAGCGGTAGGAGACATTTTAATGACATTGTTCTGTGTACCGTTTTCGTTTGTGTCCATGTTATTGTTACGGTACTGGCCGTTTGGTGCGTTTATGTGCAAAGCGGTGAACTTTTCGCAGGCGGTGTCAGTGCTCGTGAGTGCGTATACTTTGCTCGCAATATCGATAGATCGGTACATCATTATAATGCACCCGCTGAAGCCGCGGCTGGGCAAGACGGCTGCTAAGTTCGTGGTGTTCGCTGTGTGGATTGGAGCCTTTATTACAGCGGCCCCCATACCAATTGTATCGACGCTACAGAGGCCCTCGCTCTGGCACCGAGCGTGTGAAGT TGACATTTGTGGTGAGCAATGGTCGAGTCCGGAGAAGAGCCGGCAGTACACGTACGCGCTGTTGGTGCTTCAGTTCGTGCTGCCGCTGAGCGCGCTAATATGCACGTACGCGCGCATTGCGCATACTGTGTGGGGAGGCCGGCCGCCCGGGGAGGCGCAGGACGCGCGAGATTCGCGCATGCAACATTCCAAACGAAAG ATGATCAAAATGATGTTGACAGTGGTCACTGTGTTCACGATGAGTTGGCTGCcccttaacatttttata GTGCTATGGACGGTCCATGAAGACGATGACGAGTGGAGTATGTGGCCTGGCATGCCATACTTGTGGTTCGCATGCCACTGGCTGGCGATGTCCCACTCGTGTTACAACCCCATGATCTACTGCTACATGAACGTACGGTATCGACGAGGGTTCAAAGAG ATACTCGGTGGGCTGCTGTGTTTGAAGAAAAAGGATTCCGGCAGGCCGTATCAGCGCTCAAGTATTTGTGAAGGCATACCTTTGTCGG aaTTTATGGGTGCGAACGGTACCGGGGCGTCTAACCGCCGTAGTGTGTCGGTGTGCAAGTGGCAAGCGTCCAAAAGTGCAGGTGTGTCAAATAGCAGCAAAAGTACCAACTGCACGTCGCGACTCCAACCCCGGTCGTCTGGAAATTCATCGACAGCTCCGGTCGGCGCCATGTCTATACGCTCACAATTTTTCTAA